From Hermetia illucens chromosome 6, iHerIll2.2.curated.20191125, whole genome shotgun sequence, one genomic window encodes:
- the LOC119660408 gene encoding protein hunchback, with protein sequence MQNWEAMPQANYEHNWYGMISSIKREPISTSYNGDYHLQKTSSMDVNHCSPTSPSTQHQSENTMENQNFYGLSNNCHPLGFNPLTPPGYPNAVLPQINFNQDLNFSEASTSQNSNIHGNKVPQTEITQSLTPSHTPPMDITPPKSPKSFPGTPEKDNEMSSNSNDSGEDTRFPESDNDDDTISKPKFNSHGKVKKFKCKQCNFTAIIKVDFWAHARQHIKPEKLLECQLCPFVTELKHHLEYHIRKHKNLKPFRCNQCSYSCVNKSMLNSHLKSHSKVYQYRCADCDYATKYCHSFKLHLRKYTHKPDMVLNEDGSPNPLIVIDVYGTRRGPKMKGRDAAKMVKQETRALAKHTLPAAKVPESLETQSRTPAILGKQTPNLMPSLLPNTFAEMLQQNRHLPFFPYLNLNLQMLAVQQQAVLAQLSPNMGPTHQTGGSNETLNSERTYRHDWDHDDNSDNSDQNIHNAMDLTQSSPIKSSSSEAPEANNNINPENRRLDSPTQLESITTTPVLASSKTSRRKGRAFRFEASGNDSHDDNDENTVEPMKLTLQNFPEESRSPIQSDCERNDGEDINEVCEKLPPPTSANSNPSESEGRLTTPKNTYECKSCGIYFRDAVLHTIHMGYHSCDDEFKCNMCGEKCGDRLTFFVHIARFPHS encoded by the coding sequence ATGCAGAACTGGGAAGCAATGCCACAAGCCAACTACGAGCATAATTGGTATGGCATGATTTCATCGATAAAACGCGAACCGATAAGTACTTCATACAATGGGGATTACCATCTCCAGAAAACCTCCTCAATGGATGTAAACCACTGTTCACCCACATCCCCATCGACACAGCATCAATCCGAGAACACCATGGAGAATCAGAACTTCTATGGTTTGTCCAATAACTGTCACCCGCTCGGATTCAACCCACTCACACCCCCCGGTTACCCAAACGCAGTTTTACCACAGATCAATTTCAATCAGGATCTGAACTTCTCCGAAGCGTCTACCTCACAAAACTCAAATATTCATGGCAACAAAGTCCCCCAAACCGAAATCACACAGTCCCTAACACCTAGTCATACTCCCCCAATGGACATCACACCGCCGAAGTCTCCCAAATCTTTCCCTGGTACGCCAGAAAAGGACAATGAGATGAGCTCAAATTCAAATGATTCTGGCGAGGATACGCGTTTCCCTGAAAGTGACAACGATGATGACACGATAAGCAAGCCCAAATTTAATTCACATGGGAAAGTGAAGAAGTTCAAATGCAAACAATGCAATTTCACAGCGATAATAAAAGTAGACTTCTGGGCCCACGCTAGGCAACATATTAAGCCTGAAAAACTTCTAGAGTGTCAGCTATGTCCATTTGTTACAGAGCTCAAACATCACCTGGAATATCATATCCGCAAACATAAGAATCTGAAGCCATTCCGATGCAACCAGTGCTCTTATAGCTGCGTCAACAAATCAATGCTGAACTCCCATTTAAAATCACATTCGAAAGTCTATCAATATCGTTGCGCTGATTGTGATTACGCTACCAAATATTGCCATTCATTCAAACTGCATCTCAGAAAATACACGCACAAGCCTGACATGGTCCTAAATGAAGACGGATCCCCGAATCCACTGATTGTTATAGATGTGTATGGAACAAGGCGGGGCCCTAAAATGAAGGGGAGAGACGCTGCAAAGATGGTTAAGCAGGAGACCAGGGCACTGGCTAAACATACACTGCCTGCTGCAAAGGTCCCAGAGTCCTTGGAAACTCAGTCCCGTACCCCAGCGATCCTTGGCAAACAAACTCCGAATCTAATGCCAAGCTTGCTTCCGAATACCTTTGCAGAAATGCTGCAGCAAAACAGGCATCTGCCCTTCTTTccttatttgaatttgaatctgCAGATGCTGGCTGTTCAACAACAAGCTGTCTTGGCTCAACTATCTCCGAACATGGGACCAACGCATCAAACCGGAGGTAGCAATGAAACTCTCAATAGTGAGAGAACCTACAGACATGACTGGGATCATGATGACAATTCGGATAACTCTGATCAGAACATTCACAACGCTATGGATCTCACCCAATCATCCCCTATAAAGTCCAGTTCCTCTGAAGCACCTGAGGCAAACAACAATATCAACCCAGAAAATAGAAGACTGGACAGTCCAACCCAACTGGAAAGCATAACAACCACTCCGGTATTAGCATCATCAAAGACCAGTCGCCGAAAAGGACGAGCATTTAGATTTGAGGCCTCCGGAAATGACAGTCATGACGACAACGACGAAAACACCGTGGAACCTATGAAGCTAACATTGCAGAACTTCCCTGAAGAAAGCAGATCCCCAATCCAATCAGATTGCGAGCGGAACGATGGTGAAGATATCAACGAAGTCTGCGAGAAACTACCTCCTCCTACCTCAGCAAATTCGAATCCTAGCGAGTCTGAGGGTAGACTAACCACGCCGAAGAATACCTACGAGTGCAAGTCCTGTGGAATATACTTCCGTGACGCGGTACTGCACACGATACATATGGGATACCACAGTTGTGATGACGAATTCAAGTGCAACATGTGCGGCGAGAAATGCGGCGACCGGTTGACCTTTTTCGTGCATATTGCACGCTTCCCACACTCGTAG